The genomic DNA TCCGTGACGGAGGACGTGGCCGGGGAAATCGACGAGCTCTCGGAGCTCGCCCGCAAGGACTCCCCTCTGGCCAAGAAAAAGGACGACGGCGCCTGGCGGATCGACTACCCGTATGACAAGAAGCTCTCCCGCGATGCGTATGAGAAGGAGAAGCGCAAGCTCCAGATTGAGCTGCTCAAGCTTCAAATGCACGTCAAGGAGTCCGGCGAGAAGCTCCTCCTCATCTTCGAGGGCCGCGACGCCGCCGGAAAAGGCGGCGCCATCAAGCGCTTCAACGAGCACCTGAATCCCCGCGGCGCTCGCATTGTGGCCCTTGAGAAGCCGACGGACGCCGAGCAGTCCCAGTGGTATTTCCAGCGGTACATCCAGCACTTGCCCTCGGGCGGCGAGATCGTCATGATGGACCGCTCCTGGTACAACCGCGCGGGCGTGGAGCGCGTCATGGGGTACTGCACTCACGAGCAGTACGTGGAGTTCCTCCGGGAGGCGCCCGCCGTTGAGCGCATGATCCAGGCGTCCGGGACGCGCATCTTCAAGTTCTGGTTCTCGGTCAGCAAGGAGGAGCAGCTCTCCCGGTTCGCGAGCCGCCAGACTGACCCCGTCAAGCAGTGGAAGCTCTCCCCCACGGACCTCGCGTCCCTCGACAAGTGGGAGGACTACACGCAGGCGAAGGAGGCCATGTTCTTCTACACGGACTCCGAGGACACGCCGTGGACCGTCATCAAGTCCAACGACAAGAAGCGCGCCCGCCTCGAGGCCATGCGCCACGTCCTCAACAGCGTGGAGTACCCGGGCAAGAACCTTGCGTACGTGCACGCGCCGGACCCGAAGATCGTCGGCCCCGCCTCCGTCATCCGTGAGCGTGGCGAGGAGCTCCAGTCCTTCCCGCCGCTCAGCGAGCTCTGACCCCGAGCGCAGACAACGGCGCCCGCGGCCTCCCAGGGAGGCGGCGGGCGCCGTCGTCGTCTCTCAGCCCGGCATGGGGCCGGGAGGCTAGTTCTTCTTGCTGGAGCGGTTTGCGCGGACGCGGTCGCTTGCGGAGAGGATGACCTTGCGGATGCGGATCGCCTCGGGGGTGACCTCGACGCACTCGTCCTCACGCGCGAACTCGAGGGACTCCTCGAGGGTCAGCTTCTTCGGGGGCGTGAGGCCCTCGAAGTTGTCCGCGGAGGCGGAGCGCATGTTGGTGAGCTTCTTCTCCTTGGTGATGTTGACTTCCATGTCGTCAGCACGGGAGTTCTCGCCGACGATCATGCCCTCGTACACCTCGGAGGTGGGCTCGATGAAGAACGAGCCGCGCTCCTGGAGGTTGATCATCGCGAACGGCGTGGCCACGCCAGCGCGGTCCGAGATGAGCGAGCCGGAGAGGCGGTACTCGATGTCGCCGGCCCACGGCTCGTAGCCCTCGGAGTAGGACGAGGCGATGCCCGCGCCGCGCGTCTCCGTGAGGAACTTCGTGCGGAAGCCGATGAGGCCGCGCGCCGGGACGGTGAACTCCATGCGGACCCAGCCCGTGCCGTGGTTGGACATGCCGGACATGCGGCCCTTGCGGGCGGCCATGAGCTGCGTGACGGCGCCGAGGTACTCCTCAGGGACGTCGATGGTCATGTGCTCCATCGGCTCGTGGACCTTGCCGTCGATGGTCTTCGTGACCACCTGGGGCTTGCCGACGGTGAGCTCGAAGCCCTCGCGGCGCATCTGCTCAACGAGAATGGCCAGGGCGAGCTCGCCACGGCCCTGAACCTCCCAGGCGTCCGGGCGCTCGGTCGGGAGGACCTTGAGCGAGACGTTGCCGATGAGCTCCTTGTCGAGGCGGTCCTTGACCTGGCGCGCCGTGACCTTGGCGCCCTTGACGCGGCCGGCCATCGGGGACGTGTTGATGCCGATGGTCATGGAGATCGCCGGGTCGTCCACCGTGATGAGGGGAAGCGGGCTCGGGTTCTCGATGTCCGTCAGCGTCTCGCCGATGGTGATGTCCTCAATGCCTGCGACGGCGACGATCTCGCCGGGGCCAGCGGACTCGGCGGGCTCGCGCTTGAGGCCCTTCGTCGCGAGGAGCTCGGTGATCTTGACGGACTTGAGGGTGCCGTCATGGCGCGCCCAGGCAACCTGCTGGCCCTTCTTGAGGGTGCCGTTGTAGATGCGCAGGAGCGCGAGGCGCCCGAGGAACGGCGAGGCGTCGAGGTTCGTCACGTGCGCCTGGAGGACGCCGTCCGCGTCGTACGTCGGGGCCGGGATGTGCTCGATGATCGTCTTGAAGAGCGGCTCGAGATCCTCGGAGTCCGGGAGGGCGCCGTCGGCGGGCTGCTCCGTGGAGGCCTTGCCGTTCTTGCCGGACGCGTAGACGACCGGCACGTCGAGGACCTTGTCCATGTCGATGTCCGGGACCTCGTCCACGAGGTCGGACGCGAGGCCGAGGAGGAGGTCCATCGAGTCGGACACGACGCCGTCGATGCGGGCATCCGGGCGGTCCGTCTTGTTGACGACGAGGATGACGGGCTTGTCCGCGGCGAGGGCCTTGCGGAGGACGAAGCGCGTCTGGGGCAGCGGGCCCTCAGAGGCGTCGACGAGAAGCACAACGCCGTCAACCATGGAGAGGCCGCGCTCGACCTCTCCGCCGAAGTCGGCGTGACCCGGGGTGTCGATGACGTTGATGAGGATGCTGCCGCCGTTCGCGGCGGGTCCCTCGTAGAACACCGTGGTGTTCTTCGCGAGGATGGTGATGCCCTTCTCCCGCTCGAGGTCACCGGAGTCCATGACGCGGTCTTCGACCTCGCCGTGGCTGGAGAAGGCGCCGGTCTGCCGGAGCATGGCGTCGACCAGCGTGGTCTTGCCGTGGTCAACGTGGGCGACGATTGCGACGTTGCGCAGGTCGTCGCGAACGGCGCGCTGGGCCGAGGTGGTTTCGCTCATACGGGAAAAGACTCAATTCCTGTCTCGATCACTGCCGGATTCACTCCCGCGCGCCATCAGGGCTCATCACGAGGGGCCGGCCGGGGCCGCTGGTCGCGGCACAACCGCCAGACGGCGGTCCTTCTTCGAGTCTAACAGCGTCCTCCGCAAGAAGACGGGGACGACGACGGCGGGCGGGATCGCGTTGATCCTGCCCGCCGTCGTCGCCCTCATCCCCGCCTACGCGGAAGGGGAGGGTCCGCCGTTCCGCGGAACGCTCCGGGAGACCCCAGCGGAGGTGCCGGGGCCGCTGACCGAGGCGCCGGCGGACGCGCCGGAGGCGTCCACCGCGGGAACCGATCCCGTGCGGATCTTCTCCTCCCAGTTCTCGAGCCGCTCGTCGACGGAGTCCTGGACGGAGTCATGCACCCGCTCCGCGACGGCCGCGCCGAACTGCTGGCGCTCGAACCGCACCATCGCCGCGTGCTCCCGATGGAACGCGAGCCCGCAGGACCAGGCCATGAGGATCATGACCACCGAGAAGGGCACGGCCGTGAGGATGGCGACCGTCTGGATGGTCGTCAGCCCGTCGCCTCGCAGCAGGGCGATCGCGATGAGAGCCGCAGACACGGCCCAGAAGACGCGGATCCACGTCTTCGGCGACGTCTCGCCGCCCGAGGAGATCATGCTCATGACCATGGCGCCCGAGTCCGCGGAGGTGATGAAGAACACCGCCACGAGGATGAGCGCGCCGAACACCAGCGCCGGGCCGCCCGGGAGATCGCCGAGCAGCTCGAAGAGGACGTTGTTGACGTCCACCGTACCCCCGGCGCCGACGAGGCCGCCCTTGCCGAAGAGCTCGCGGTACAGGCTCGAGCCGCCCATGACGGAGAACCAGAGGAAGGTCACGAGGGTCGGGACGATGAGGACGCCGCCGACGAACTGGCGGACGGTGCGGCCCTTGGAGACGCGGGCGATGAAGACGCCCACGAACGGCGCCCAGGAGATCCACCAGCCCCAGTAGAACGTGCTCCACGCGGACTGCCACTTCTCCCCCTCGTCACCCCGGAGGGCGAAGGTGTTGAACGACATCCCGACGACGTTCTGGAGGTAGTGGCCGATCGACTGGACGAACTCGCGCAGGACGAAGAGCGTGGGCCCCGCGAAAAGCACGACGACGAGGAGCAGCGCGGCAATGACGAGGTTCGCATTCGAGAGCCACTTCATGCCCTTCTCCACGCCGGAGACGACGGAGAGAATCGTCAGCGCGGTGATGGCGACGATGAGCATCACCTGCGTCATTTCGGTGGCCTCAACGATGTTCTCGTGCTCAAGGCCCGAGGAGATCTGGAGCACACCGAGGCCCAGCGAGGTGGCGACGCCGAAGAGGGTGCCGACGAGCGCGATGACGTCGATGAGGTTTCCCCACCCGCCGCTGACGCGCTTTTCGCCGAAGAGCGGCTCGAGCGCCCAGCGAATGGAGATCGGGCGGCCCTTGCGGTGCACGGCGTAGGCAATGCCGAGACCCACCACCACGTAGATGGACCACGCGTGGAGGCCCCAGTGGAGGAACGTCTGCGTCATGGCCCGCTGAGCC from Falsarthrobacter nasiphocae includes the following:
- the ppk2 gene encoding polyphosphate kinase 2 codes for the protein MAASTKSTKTDSIPRPAEALALHEKAAAARVSVTEDVAGEIDELSELARKDSPLAKKKDDGAWRIDYPYDKKLSRDAYEKEKRKLQIELLKLQMHVKESGEKLLLIFEGRDAAGKGGAIKRFNEHLNPRGARIVALEKPTDAEQSQWYFQRYIQHLPSGGEIVMMDRSWYNRAGVERVMGYCTHEQYVEFLREAPAVERMIQASGTRIFKFWFSVSKEEQLSRFASRQTDPVKQWKLSPTDLASLDKWEDYTQAKEAMFFYTDSEDTPWTVIKSNDKKRARLEAMRHVLNSVEYPGKNLAYVHAPDPKIVGPASVIRERGEELQSFPPLSEL
- the typA gene encoding translational GTPase TypA, producing MSETTSAQRAVRDDLRNVAIVAHVDHGKTTLVDAMLRQTGAFSSHGEVEDRVMDSGDLEREKGITILAKNTTVFYEGPAANGGSILINVIDTPGHADFGGEVERGLSMVDGVVLLVDASEGPLPQTRFVLRKALAADKPVILVVNKTDRPDARIDGVVSDSMDLLLGLASDLVDEVPDIDMDKVLDVPVVYASGKNGKASTEQPADGALPDSEDLEPLFKTIIEHIPAPTYDADGVLQAHVTNLDASPFLGRLALLRIYNGTLKKGQQVAWARHDGTLKSVKITELLATKGLKREPAESAGPGEIVAVAGIEDITIGETLTDIENPSPLPLITVDDPAISMTIGINTSPMAGRVKGAKVTARQVKDRLDKELIGNVSLKVLPTERPDAWEVQGRGELALAILVEQMRREGFELTVGKPQVVTKTIDGKVHEPMEHMTIDVPEEYLGAVTQLMAARKGRMSGMSNHGTGWVRMEFTVPARGLIGFRTKFLTETRGAGIASSYSEGYEPWAGDIEYRLSGSLISDRAGVATPFAMINLQERGSFFIEPTSEVYEGMIVGENSRADDMEVNITKEKKLTNMRSASADNFEGLTPPKKLTLEESLEFAREDECVEVTPEAIRIRKVILSASDRVRANRSSKKN
- a CDS encoding BCCT family transporter, with the translated sequence MSTSNAGIASTGVRRWVFWPAAVIIAAFVGWTLIFQEQSAEVISTIQTNVIGAFGWYYVLIVSGFVAFALWVGASRYGDIKLGKDDDEPEFSLMSWFALLFAAGMGIGLVFWGAAEPLSHFASPPPGTLAGEANEAQRAMTQTFLHWGLHAWSIYVVVGLGIAYAVHRKGRPISIRWALEPLFGEKRVSGGWGNLIDVIALVGTLFGVATSLGLGVLQISSGLEHENIVEATEMTQVMLIVAITALTILSVVSGVEKGMKWLSNANLVIAALLLVVVLFAGPTLFVLREFVQSIGHYLQNVVGMSFNTFALRGDEGEKWQSAWSTFYWGWWISWAPFVGVFIARVSKGRTVRQFVGGVLIVPTLVTFLWFSVMGGSSLYRELFGKGGLVGAGGTVDVNNVLFELLGDLPGGPALVFGALILVAVFFITSADSGAMVMSMISSGGETSPKTWIRVFWAVSAALIAIALLRGDGLTTIQTVAILTAVPFSVVMILMAWSCGLAFHREHAAMVRFERQQFGAAVAERVHDSVQDSVDERLENWEEKIRTGSVPAVDASGASAGASVSGPGTSAGVSRSVPRNGGPSPSA